CTGCTGCTGCTGGTCGTGCTGAGCATCACCGTCGTCTTCTTCTGGCTGCTCGAACGCCGCCGCTGAGCTCAGGCGAAAGGCCAGCCCGTCGCGCCGAGGCTGCGTGTCCCGGCGCTTTCCAGCGCAAGTGCCACCTCGGCAAGCCGCGCATCCTCGCCCGCCGCGCCCAGAAGCGTGACGCTCCCCGGCCGGCCGTCCGTGCGCGGTGGCACCGGCACCGCGAGGCCGCACATGTCCAGGAGATTCACGAAGTTCGTGTAGGTGCCAAGGTTCGAGTTCGGCCCCACCGGGTCGCGCTCGAGGTCGGTGACCGTGTAGAAGGTGGGGATCGTCGGCACGCACAGAATGTCGATATCCGAAAGCGGCCCCTCCACCTTCCGGGCGAGATCCTTCAGCCGGTAGAAGCCGCGAAAGGCGTCCGTGGCCGACAGCTGCTCGGCCTTGCAGATGATCTGCCGCGTGACCGGCAGCACTGCCTCGGGGTCCCGCTCGAGAAGCTCTTCGATGACGCTGTGCCGCTCGGCCACCCAGGCCCCTTCGTAGAGCATTTCGGCGACGTCGTAGAAGGGGCTGAAATCCATCTGCACGATCCGGTGTCCCGCGTCTTCGAGCAGGGCCAGCGAGGCGTGGAACGAGTCTTCCTGCACCGTGTCACCAAAGGTCTTCAGCGTCGCGGCATCTGGCACGCCGATACGCAGGCCCGACGGCGGCTGCCCCAGGGCGCGCGTCTCGACCCGCTTCGCGTAGCTGTCGGCGGGATCGAAGATCGCCGCCACGCGATAGGCGCGATAGGCGTCCGCGACGGTCAGCCCGAAGACCGAGATCGTCTCGACCGACCGGCAGGCCGGCACCGAACCGGAAGCCGAGAGGCTGCCCAGCGTCGGCTTCAGCCCGACGATGTTGTTCAGCGCCGCGGGCACACGTCCCGAGCCCGCTGTGTCCGTCCCCAGCGCAAAGCTGACGATGCCGTGCGCCACCGCCACGCCCGAGCCTCCCGACGAGCCGCCGGGGACGATCTCGGGGTCGATGGCATTGCGCGGAGCGCCGTAGGGGGTCCGCACGCCGACGAGACCGGTTGCGAACTGATCGAGGTTGGTCTTGCCGATGACGACCGCCCCTGCCTCGCGCAGACGCGCCACCACGAA
Above is a genomic segment from Salipiger profundus containing:
- the atzF gene encoding allophanate hydrolase is translated as MIPLNFDALFHAFDEGLQPEDVIRQVYARIREVADPGIFISLRDEEDVLEEVRGLGPRDAARPLWGVPFAVKDNIDVAGLPTTAACPAWEYAPAEDAFVVARLREAGAVVIGKTNLDQFATGLVGVRTPYGAPRNAIDPEIVPGGSSGGSGVAVAHGIVSFALGTDTAGSGRVPAALNNIVGLKPTLGSLSASGSVPACRSVETISVFGLTVADAYRAYRVAAIFDPADSYAKRVETRALGQPPSGLRIGVPDAATLKTFGDTVQEDSFHASLALLEDAGHRIVQMDFSPFYDVAEMLYEGAWVAERHSVIEELLERDPEAVLPVTRQIICKAEQLSATDAFRGFYRLKDLARKVEGPLSDIDILCVPTIPTFYTVTDLERDPVGPNSNLGTYTNFVNLLDMCGLAVPVPPRTDGRPGSVTLLGAAGEDARLAEVALALESAGTRSLGATGWPFA